A single region of the Bdellovibrio sp. GT3 genome encodes:
- a CDS encoding Mrp/NBP35 family ATP-binding protein translates to MAAPNPFEKQTSIPGVKHIIAVSSGKGGVGKSTVATNLAMALGRKSKVGLLDADIYGPSIPRMLGTLAQKPQIHPDTNQLEPINRYGIKLMSIGFLIEEGSAVVWRGPMLFKAMDQFLRDVNWGELDYLVVDLPPGTGDIQLTLAQKVPVAGAVLVSTPQNVALIDVKKAVDMFQRVNVPLLGMVENMAYMVNPVNGEKMQLFPKGEMDSYAAQKGIAKLGEIPFNPSVGLACEAGIPIVEANSNGAEAQAFMAIADKLREMLP, encoded by the coding sequence ATGGCTGCACCAAATCCGTTTGAAAAACAAACCTCAATTCCCGGAGTGAAACATATTATCGCGGTATCCTCGGGTAAGGGCGGAGTTGGCAAAAGCACCGTTGCAACCAACTTGGCAATGGCCCTTGGGCGCAAATCAAAAGTTGGTTTACTTGATGCCGACATCTACGGCCCGAGTATTCCTCGCATGTTGGGAACCCTTGCCCAAAAACCTCAAATTCACCCCGACACGAATCAACTTGAGCCAATCAACCGTTACGGCATCAAACTGATGTCTATCGGCTTTTTGATCGAGGAAGGTTCCGCAGTTGTATGGCGTGGACCAATGTTGTTCAAAGCGATGGATCAATTCCTGCGTGATGTGAACTGGGGCGAGTTGGATTACCTGGTGGTGGATTTGCCTCCAGGAACTGGTGACATCCAACTGACTCTCGCTCAAAAAGTACCCGTAGCTGGCGCGGTTCTTGTGTCTACACCGCAAAATGTGGCCTTGATCGACGTTAAAAAAGCTGTCGATATGTTCCAGCGCGTAAACGTCCCATTGCTAGGTATGGTTGAAAACATGGCCTACATGGTCAATCCCGTGAATGGCGAAAAAATGCAGCTCTTCCCTAAGGGTGAGATGGATTCTTACGCAGCACAAAAAGGCATTGCAAAGCTTGGGGAAATTCCATTCAACCCGTCTGTCGGACTGGCGTGTGAAGCGGGAATTCCAATTGTTGAAGCGAACAGCAACGGCGCAGAAGCTCAAGCGTTCATGGCGATCGCTGACAAGCTGCGCGAAATGCTTCCGTAA
- a CDS encoding glycine--tRNA ligase gives MSTPVTVRPLADLATLVSLSKRRGFVFQSSEIYGGLGSCWDYGPLGSLMKLNVKRAWWNAMTRRPDIVGLDAAILMHPMVWKASGHVDGFSDPLVDCKDCKTRFRADNTESYLKDKKCPNCGSKNLSEERNFNLMFKTHMGPLEDSASVVYLRPETAQGHFVNFLNCQQSSRYKVPFGIAAIGKSFRNEITPGNFIFRTREFEQMEMQYFVKPGTDDKFFEEWKERRLAFYSKFGIKKENLKVHVHEKLAHYARAAVDVEYKFPMGFSELEGIHNRSDFDLTQHMKFSGKNLEYFDEANKEKFIPYVIETAVGCDRLFLAFMCDAYREEVTTDEAGKEDVRVVMGLHPEIAPYKVAILPLSKKEPLTDIADKLRDQLAEDFDVTYDEAASIGKRYRRQDEIGTPFCVTVDFDTINDQAVTVRHRDTMVQERIPMSQLNAYVAGKIKSF, from the coding sequence ATGAGCACTCCTGTAACAGTTAGACCTCTTGCTGACCTAGCAACTCTTGTCAGCCTTAGCAAACGTCGTGGTTTTGTATTTCAATCTTCCGAGATCTATGGTGGTCTGGGCAGCTGCTGGGACTATGGTCCTTTGGGCTCATTGATGAAGTTGAATGTTAAACGCGCATGGTGGAATGCCATGACTCGCAGACCTGACATTGTGGGTCTGGATGCAGCGATCCTGATGCACCCGATGGTGTGGAAAGCTTCCGGTCACGTTGACGGTTTCTCGGATCCCTTGGTGGATTGCAAAGACTGTAAGACACGTTTCCGCGCGGACAACACTGAATCTTACCTGAAAGACAAAAAGTGCCCGAATTGTGGCAGCAAAAATCTTTCCGAAGAGCGCAATTTCAATTTGATGTTTAAAACTCACATGGGTCCTTTGGAGGATTCTGCGAGCGTGGTTTATCTGCGCCCGGAAACTGCGCAAGGTCACTTTGTGAATTTCCTGAATTGCCAACAGTCTTCGCGCTATAAAGTACCATTCGGTATTGCGGCGATTGGTAAGTCTTTCCGTAACGAAATCACTCCAGGGAACTTTATTTTCCGTACGCGTGAATTCGAACAAATGGAAATGCAATATTTCGTAAAACCAGGCACTGACGATAAATTCTTCGAAGAGTGGAAAGAGCGTCGTTTGGCTTTCTATTCCAAATTCGGTATCAAAAAAGAAAACTTGAAAGTTCACGTTCACGAAAAGCTGGCGCACTATGCGCGTGCCGCGGTTGACGTGGAATACAAATTCCCAATGGGTTTCTCGGAGCTGGAAGGTATTCATAACCGTTCTGACTTTGACTTGACTCAACATATGAAGTTCTCTGGTAAGAATCTTGAGTACTTCGATGAAGCGAACAAAGAAAAATTCATCCCCTACGTTATTGAAACGGCTGTGGGTTGTGATCGCTTGTTCCTGGCGTTCATGTGTGATGCTTACCGCGAGGAAGTAACGACAGACGAGGCAGGCAAGGAAGACGTGCGCGTGGTGATGGGTCTTCACCCGGAAATCGCTCCATACAAAGTGGCAATTTTGCCGCTTTCTAAAAAAGAGCCACTAACAGATATCGCGGATAAATTGCGTGATCAGCTGGCTGAAGATTTCGACGTGACATACGACGAAGCGGCTTCCATCGGTAAACGCTACCGTCGTCAGGACGAAATCGGCACGCCATTCTGTGTGACGGTGGATTTTGATACCATCAACGATCAGGCGGTAACGGTTCGTCATCGCGATACGATGGTGCAGGAACGCATCCCAATGTCGCAGCTGAATGCTTACGTGGCTGGGAAAATCAAAAGCTTCTAA